From a region of the Panicum virgatum strain AP13 chromosome 2K, P.virgatum_v5, whole genome shotgun sequence genome:
- the LOC120694742 gene encoding rho GTPase-activating protein 7-like isoform X12 codes for MAASASASALAERQARGGVASASGNAVFKSGPLFISSKGIGWKSWKKRWFILTRTSLVFFKSDPSTLPQRSGEVNLTLGGIDLNNSGSVVVREDKKLLTVLFPDGRAFTLKAETSEDLFEWKTALEEALAQAPNAALVMGHNGIFRNDTTDVYEGAIPNWREKRPIKSLVVGRPILLALEDIDGSPSFLEKALRFLEKHGIKVEGILRQAADVEEVDRRLQEYEQGRTEFAPEEDAHVIGDCVKHVLRELPSSPIPASCCTALLEAFRLEIKEARINSMRAAVSETFPEPNRRLLQRILRMMHTIASHTAENRMTPSAVAACMAPLLLRPLMAGECEMEDDFDMNGDSAAQLIAAANAANSAQGIVTTLLEEYNNIFNVSFCFYLSIFNDEHLWCSLSPDSQTGDSGTEESTHDETVDIKDNGFHDAENDADQDLDDAERLLSGKLSETSACTRAELYDYKEVNGNDSDAEPSVGDNTLEPNIGPNDDPLSHLTETGSMRVQQSLNGKDPSNLVSSHETPLSMGEILLSLDAGIQLPGPGAEYPKDRHSNKPNGTQQHVKRSNLWGRNNARKGQQSELIDPSVEEELAIQRLEVTKNDLQIRIAKEARGNAILQASLERRKQALHERRVALEQDVSRLQEQLQAERDLRAALEVGLSMSSSQLSSSRSMDSKGGFSLLIRVPLIMVPDKD; via the exons ATGGCGGCGTCGGCATCGGCATCGGCATTGGCGGAGCggcaggcgcgcggcggcgtggcgtcggcGAGCGGCAACGCG GTGTTTAAGAGTGGCCCTCTCTTCATATCATCCAAAG GAATTGGATGGAAATCATGGAAAAAACGTTGGTTCATCCTCACAAGAACATCGCTGGTTTTCTTCAAGAGCGATCCT AGTACATTGCCTCAGCGAAGTGGTGAAGTGAACCTTACATTGGGGGGAATTGACCTGAATAATTCCGGAAG TGTGGTAGTCAGGGAAGACAAAAAGTTGCTGACTGTCCTTTTTCCAGATGGCCGTGCCTTTACCTTGAAG GCAGAAACTTCTGAAGACTTATTCGAGTGGAAAACAGCACTGGAAGAAGCTCTTGCACAGGCTCCAAATGCAGCTCTTGTGATGGGACATAATGGAATATTTCGTAATGACACAACAGATGTATACGAAGGGGCTATTCCAAATT ggagagagaagagaccTATCAAATCACTAGTTGTTGGCAGGCCAATACTACTTGCACTGGAAGATATAGATGGCAGTCCTTCTTTTCTAGAAAAAGCTTTGCGTTTCCTTGAGAAACATG GAATAAAAGTGGAAGGAATTCTGCGTCAAGCTGCAGATGTGGAGGAGGTTGACAGGagattgcaagaatatgaacaAG GAAGGACAGAGTTTGCACCAGAAGAGGATGCTCATGTTATTGGTGACTGCGTAAAG CATGTTCTTCGTGagcttccatcttctccaattCCTGCTTCCTGCTGCACAGCATTATTGGAAGCTTTCC GTCTGGAGATCAAGGAAGCTCGGATCAATTCGATGCGTGCAGCAGTATCTGAAACATTTCCTGAGCCTAATAGGCGGCTGCTACAGAG AATTTTAAGAATGATGCATACCATTGCTTCTCACACTGCTGAGAATCGAATGACTCCATCAGCAGTTGCTGCTTGTATGGCCCCGCTCTTGTTACGTCCCCTTATGGCCGGTGAATGCGAGATGGAAGATGACTTTGACATGAATGGTGACAGTGCTGCTCAGCTTATTGCAGCAGCTAATGCTGCTAACAGTGCTCAAGGCATTGTCACCACTCTATTAGAGGAATACAATAACATATTCAACGTGAGTTTCTGCTTCTACCTCAGCATCTTTAAT GATGAGCACCTCTGGTGCTCCTTGTCACCAGATTCTCAAACCGGAGATAGTGGAACTGAAGAATCAACACATGATGAAACCGTGGATATCAAGGATAATGGATTTCATGATGCAGAAAATGATGCAGATCAGGACTTAGATGATGCTGAGCGATTATTGAGTGGAAAATTGAGTGAAACCAGTGCGTGCACCCGTGCTGAGCTCTATGACTACAAG GAGGTTAATGGCAATGATTCAGACGCTGAACCCTCTGTTGGGGATAACACTTTGGAACCAAATATAGGACCAAATGATGATCCGCTAAGCCATTTAACTGAAACTGGCTCAATGAGAGTCCAACAATCATTGAATGGAAAAGATCCATCAAATCTGGTTTCCAGTCATGAAACTCCATTGTCAATGGGAGAAATTCTTTTGTCGTTGGATGCTGGGATTCAATTACCTGGTCCTGGAGCTGAATATCCTAAGGACAGACACTCCAACAAACCCAATGGAACTCAGCAGCATGTGAAGCGTTCTAACTTATGGGGACGTAATAAT GCAAGAAAAGGCCAACAGTCGGAATTAATTGATCCATCTGTCGAAGAAGA gctTGCTATCCAAAGACTTGAGGTAACAAAAAATGATCTACAGATCAGGATTGCAAAGGAG GCTAGAGGTAATGCAATCCTACAGGCAAGtctggaaagaagaaaacaagCATTACATGAGCGTCGGGTAGCTTTGGAACAGGAT GTGTCAAGGTTGCAAGAGCAACTACAGGCTGAAAGGGATCTTAGAGCTGCACTCGAGGTTGGATTAAGCATGTCTTCTTCACAATTGTCTAGTTCACGCTCCATGGATTCAAAG ggcggTTTTAGTCTCTTGATTAGGGtccccctaatcatggtacccgacaaagATTAA
- the LOC120694742 gene encoding rho GTPase-activating protein 7-like isoform X10, with product MAASASASALAERQARGGVASASGNAVFKSGPLFISSKGIGWKSWKKRWFILTRTSLVFFKSDPSTLPQRSGEVNLTLGGIDLNNSGSVVVREDKKLLTVLFPDGRAFTLKAETSEDLFEWKTALEEALAQAPNAALVMGHNGIFRNDTTDVYEGAIPNWREKRPIKSLVVGRPILLALEDIDGSPSFLEKALRFLEKHGIKVEGILRQAADVEEVDRRLQEYEQGRTEFAPEEDAHVIGDCVKHVLRELPSSPIPASCCTALLEAFRLEIKEARINSMRAAVSETFPEPNRRLLQRILRMMHTIASHTAENRMTPSAVAACMAPLLLRPLMAGECEMEDDFDMNGDSAAQLIAAANAANSAQGIVTTLLEEYNNIFNVSFCFYLSIFNDEHLWCSLSPDSQTGDSGTEESTHDETVDIKDNGFHDAENDADQDLDDAERLLSGKLSETSACTRAELYDYKEVNGNDSDAEPSVGDNTLEPNIGPNDDPLSHLTETGSMRVQQSLNGKDPSNLVSSHETPLSMGEILLSLDAGIQLPGPGAEYPKDRHSNKPNGTQQHVKRSNLWGRNNARKGQQSELIDPSVEEELAIQRLEVTKNDLQIRIAKEARGNAILQASLERRKQALHERRVALEQDVSRLQEQLQAERDLRAALEVGLSMSSSQLSSSRSMDSKIKTEGCRASSPTQSTAPAPAWLFCRC from the exons ATGGCGGCGTCGGCATCGGCATCGGCATTGGCGGAGCggcaggcgcgcggcggcgtggcgtcggcGAGCGGCAACGCG GTGTTTAAGAGTGGCCCTCTCTTCATATCATCCAAAG GAATTGGATGGAAATCATGGAAAAAACGTTGGTTCATCCTCACAAGAACATCGCTGGTTTTCTTCAAGAGCGATCCT AGTACATTGCCTCAGCGAAGTGGTGAAGTGAACCTTACATTGGGGGGAATTGACCTGAATAATTCCGGAAG TGTGGTAGTCAGGGAAGACAAAAAGTTGCTGACTGTCCTTTTTCCAGATGGCCGTGCCTTTACCTTGAAG GCAGAAACTTCTGAAGACTTATTCGAGTGGAAAACAGCACTGGAAGAAGCTCTTGCACAGGCTCCAAATGCAGCTCTTGTGATGGGACATAATGGAATATTTCGTAATGACACAACAGATGTATACGAAGGGGCTATTCCAAATT ggagagagaagagaccTATCAAATCACTAGTTGTTGGCAGGCCAATACTACTTGCACTGGAAGATATAGATGGCAGTCCTTCTTTTCTAGAAAAAGCTTTGCGTTTCCTTGAGAAACATG GAATAAAAGTGGAAGGAATTCTGCGTCAAGCTGCAGATGTGGAGGAGGTTGACAGGagattgcaagaatatgaacaAG GAAGGACAGAGTTTGCACCAGAAGAGGATGCTCATGTTATTGGTGACTGCGTAAAG CATGTTCTTCGTGagcttccatcttctccaattCCTGCTTCCTGCTGCACAGCATTATTGGAAGCTTTCC GTCTGGAGATCAAGGAAGCTCGGATCAATTCGATGCGTGCAGCAGTATCTGAAACATTTCCTGAGCCTAATAGGCGGCTGCTACAGAG AATTTTAAGAATGATGCATACCATTGCTTCTCACACTGCTGAGAATCGAATGACTCCATCAGCAGTTGCTGCTTGTATGGCCCCGCTCTTGTTACGTCCCCTTATGGCCGGTGAATGCGAGATGGAAGATGACTTTGACATGAATGGTGACAGTGCTGCTCAGCTTATTGCAGCAGCTAATGCTGCTAACAGTGCTCAAGGCATTGTCACCACTCTATTAGAGGAATACAATAACATATTCAACGTGAGTTTCTGCTTCTACCTCAGCATCTTTAAT GATGAGCACCTCTGGTGCTCCTTGTCACCAGATTCTCAAACCGGAGATAGTGGAACTGAAGAATCAACACATGATGAAACCGTGGATATCAAGGATAATGGATTTCATGATGCAGAAAATGATGCAGATCAGGACTTAGATGATGCTGAGCGATTATTGAGTGGAAAATTGAGTGAAACCAGTGCGTGCACCCGTGCTGAGCTCTATGACTACAAG GAGGTTAATGGCAATGATTCAGACGCTGAACCCTCTGTTGGGGATAACACTTTGGAACCAAATATAGGACCAAATGATGATCCGCTAAGCCATTTAACTGAAACTGGCTCAATGAGAGTCCAACAATCATTGAATGGAAAAGATCCATCAAATCTGGTTTCCAGTCATGAAACTCCATTGTCAATGGGAGAAATTCTTTTGTCGTTGGATGCTGGGATTCAATTACCTGGTCCTGGAGCTGAATATCCTAAGGACAGACACTCCAACAAACCCAATGGAACTCAGCAGCATGTGAAGCGTTCTAACTTATGGGGACGTAATAAT GCAAGAAAAGGCCAACAGTCGGAATTAATTGATCCATCTGTCGAAGAAGA gctTGCTATCCAAAGACTTGAGGTAACAAAAAATGATCTACAGATCAGGATTGCAAAGGAG GCTAGAGGTAATGCAATCCTACAGGCAAGtctggaaagaagaaaacaagCATTACATGAGCGTCGGGTAGCTTTGGAACAGGAT GTGTCAAGGTTGCAAGAGCAACTACAGGCTGAAAGGGATCTTAGAGCTGCACTCGAGGTTGGATTAAGCATGTCTTCTTCACAATTGTCTAGTTCACGCTCCATGGATTCAAAG ATTAAAACAGAAGGTTGCAGAGCTTCATCTCCAACTCAATCAACAGCGCCAGCACCAGCATGGCTCTTCTGTAGATGCTAA
- the LOC120694742 gene encoding rho GTPase-activating protein 7-like isoform X7, with protein sequence MAASASASALAERQARGGVASASGNAVFKSGPLFISSKGIGWKSWKKRWFILTRTSLVFFKSDPSTLPQRSGEVNLTLGGIDLNNSGSVVVREDKKLLTVLFPDGRAFTLKAETSEDLFEWKTALEEALAQAPNAALVMGHNGIFRNDTTDVYEGAIPNWREKRPIKSLVVGRPILLALEDIDGSPSFLEKALRFLEKHGIKVEGILRQAADVEEVDRRLQEYEQGRTEFAPEEDAHVIGDCVKHVLRELPSSPIPASCCTALLEAFRLEIKEARINSMRAAVSETFPEPNRRLLQRILRMMHTIASHTAENRMTPSAVAACMAPLLLRPLMAGECEMEDDFDMNGDSAAQLIAAANAANSAQGIVTTLLEEYNNIFNVSFCFYLSIFNDEHLWCSLSPDSQTGDSGTEESTHDETVDIKDNGFHDAENDADQDLDDAERLLSGKLSETSACTRAELYDYKEVNGNDSDAEPSVGDNTLEPNIGPNDDPLSHLTETGSMRVQQSLNGKDPSNLVSSHETPLSMGEILLSLDAGIQLPGPGAEYPKDRHSNKPNGTQQHVKRSNLWGRNNARKGQQSELIDPSVEEELAIQRLEVTKNDLQIRIAKEARGNAILQASLERRKQALHERRVALEQDVSRLQEQLQAERDLRAALEVGLSMSSSQLSSSRSMDSKGVEYGRSPAVPSSTLVELTTRLDFFKERRSQLMEQLHSLDLGHGSASHGFPYKPSPPWNSPR encoded by the exons ATGGCGGCGTCGGCATCGGCATCGGCATTGGCGGAGCggcaggcgcgcggcggcgtggcgtcggcGAGCGGCAACGCG GTGTTTAAGAGTGGCCCTCTCTTCATATCATCCAAAG GAATTGGATGGAAATCATGGAAAAAACGTTGGTTCATCCTCACAAGAACATCGCTGGTTTTCTTCAAGAGCGATCCT AGTACATTGCCTCAGCGAAGTGGTGAAGTGAACCTTACATTGGGGGGAATTGACCTGAATAATTCCGGAAG TGTGGTAGTCAGGGAAGACAAAAAGTTGCTGACTGTCCTTTTTCCAGATGGCCGTGCCTTTACCTTGAAG GCAGAAACTTCTGAAGACTTATTCGAGTGGAAAACAGCACTGGAAGAAGCTCTTGCACAGGCTCCAAATGCAGCTCTTGTGATGGGACATAATGGAATATTTCGTAATGACACAACAGATGTATACGAAGGGGCTATTCCAAATT ggagagagaagagaccTATCAAATCACTAGTTGTTGGCAGGCCAATACTACTTGCACTGGAAGATATAGATGGCAGTCCTTCTTTTCTAGAAAAAGCTTTGCGTTTCCTTGAGAAACATG GAATAAAAGTGGAAGGAATTCTGCGTCAAGCTGCAGATGTGGAGGAGGTTGACAGGagattgcaagaatatgaacaAG GAAGGACAGAGTTTGCACCAGAAGAGGATGCTCATGTTATTGGTGACTGCGTAAAG CATGTTCTTCGTGagcttccatcttctccaattCCTGCTTCCTGCTGCACAGCATTATTGGAAGCTTTCC GTCTGGAGATCAAGGAAGCTCGGATCAATTCGATGCGTGCAGCAGTATCTGAAACATTTCCTGAGCCTAATAGGCGGCTGCTACAGAG AATTTTAAGAATGATGCATACCATTGCTTCTCACACTGCTGAGAATCGAATGACTCCATCAGCAGTTGCTGCTTGTATGGCCCCGCTCTTGTTACGTCCCCTTATGGCCGGTGAATGCGAGATGGAAGATGACTTTGACATGAATGGTGACAGTGCTGCTCAGCTTATTGCAGCAGCTAATGCTGCTAACAGTGCTCAAGGCATTGTCACCACTCTATTAGAGGAATACAATAACATATTCAACGTGAGTTTCTGCTTCTACCTCAGCATCTTTAAT GATGAGCACCTCTGGTGCTCCTTGTCACCAGATTCTCAAACCGGAGATAGTGGAACTGAAGAATCAACACATGATGAAACCGTGGATATCAAGGATAATGGATTTCATGATGCAGAAAATGATGCAGATCAGGACTTAGATGATGCTGAGCGATTATTGAGTGGAAAATTGAGTGAAACCAGTGCGTGCACCCGTGCTGAGCTCTATGACTACAAG GAGGTTAATGGCAATGATTCAGACGCTGAACCCTCTGTTGGGGATAACACTTTGGAACCAAATATAGGACCAAATGATGATCCGCTAAGCCATTTAACTGAAACTGGCTCAATGAGAGTCCAACAATCATTGAATGGAAAAGATCCATCAAATCTGGTTTCCAGTCATGAAACTCCATTGTCAATGGGAGAAATTCTTTTGTCGTTGGATGCTGGGATTCAATTACCTGGTCCTGGAGCTGAATATCCTAAGGACAGACACTCCAACAAACCCAATGGAACTCAGCAGCATGTGAAGCGTTCTAACTTATGGGGACGTAATAAT GCAAGAAAAGGCCAACAGTCGGAATTAATTGATCCATCTGTCGAAGAAGA gctTGCTATCCAAAGACTTGAGGTAACAAAAAATGATCTACAGATCAGGATTGCAAAGGAG GCTAGAGGTAATGCAATCCTACAGGCAAGtctggaaagaagaaaacaagCATTACATGAGCGTCGGGTAGCTTTGGAACAGGAT GTGTCAAGGTTGCAAGAGCAACTACAGGCTGAAAGGGATCTTAGAGCTGCACTCGAGGTTGGATTAAGCATGTCTTCTTCACAATTGTCTAGTTCACGCTCCATGGATTCAAAG
- the LOC120694742 gene encoding rho GTPase-activating protein 7-like isoform X13: MAASASASALAERQARGGVASASGNAVFKSGPLFISSKGIGWKSWKKRWFILTRTSLVFFKSDPSTLPQRSGEVNLTLGGIDLNNSGSVVVREDKKLLTVLFPDGRAFTLKAETSEDLFEWKTALEEALAQAPNAALVMGHNGIFRNDTTDVYEGAIPNWREKRPIKSLVVGRPILLALEDIDGSPSFLEKALRFLEKHGIKVEGILRQAADVEEVDRRLQEYEQGRTEFAPEEDAHVIGDCVKHVLRELPSSPIPASCCTALLEAFRLEIKEARINSMRAAVSETFPEPNRRLLQRILRMMHTIASHTAENRMTPSAVAACMAPLLLRPLMAGECEMEDDFDMNGDSAAQLIAAANAANSAQGIVTTLLEEYNNIFNVSFCFYLSIFNDEHLWCSLSPDSQTGDSGTEESTHDETVDIKDNGFHDAENDADQDLDDAERLLSGKLSETSACTRAELYDYKEVNGNDSDAEPSVGDNTLEPNIGPNDDPLSHLTETGSMRVQQSLNGKDPSNLVSSHETPLSMGEILLSLDAGIQLPGPGAEYPKDRHSNKPNGTQQHVKRSNLWGRNNARKGQQSELIDPSVEEELAIQRLEVTKNDLQIRIAKEARGNAILQASLERRKQALHERRVALEQDVSRLQEQLQAERDLRAALEVGLSMSSSQLSSSRSMDSKEYCPTRI, translated from the exons ATGGCGGCGTCGGCATCGGCATCGGCATTGGCGGAGCggcaggcgcgcggcggcgtggcgtcggcGAGCGGCAACGCG GTGTTTAAGAGTGGCCCTCTCTTCATATCATCCAAAG GAATTGGATGGAAATCATGGAAAAAACGTTGGTTCATCCTCACAAGAACATCGCTGGTTTTCTTCAAGAGCGATCCT AGTACATTGCCTCAGCGAAGTGGTGAAGTGAACCTTACATTGGGGGGAATTGACCTGAATAATTCCGGAAG TGTGGTAGTCAGGGAAGACAAAAAGTTGCTGACTGTCCTTTTTCCAGATGGCCGTGCCTTTACCTTGAAG GCAGAAACTTCTGAAGACTTATTCGAGTGGAAAACAGCACTGGAAGAAGCTCTTGCACAGGCTCCAAATGCAGCTCTTGTGATGGGACATAATGGAATATTTCGTAATGACACAACAGATGTATACGAAGGGGCTATTCCAAATT ggagagagaagagaccTATCAAATCACTAGTTGTTGGCAGGCCAATACTACTTGCACTGGAAGATATAGATGGCAGTCCTTCTTTTCTAGAAAAAGCTTTGCGTTTCCTTGAGAAACATG GAATAAAAGTGGAAGGAATTCTGCGTCAAGCTGCAGATGTGGAGGAGGTTGACAGGagattgcaagaatatgaacaAG GAAGGACAGAGTTTGCACCAGAAGAGGATGCTCATGTTATTGGTGACTGCGTAAAG CATGTTCTTCGTGagcttccatcttctccaattCCTGCTTCCTGCTGCACAGCATTATTGGAAGCTTTCC GTCTGGAGATCAAGGAAGCTCGGATCAATTCGATGCGTGCAGCAGTATCTGAAACATTTCCTGAGCCTAATAGGCGGCTGCTACAGAG AATTTTAAGAATGATGCATACCATTGCTTCTCACACTGCTGAGAATCGAATGACTCCATCAGCAGTTGCTGCTTGTATGGCCCCGCTCTTGTTACGTCCCCTTATGGCCGGTGAATGCGAGATGGAAGATGACTTTGACATGAATGGTGACAGTGCTGCTCAGCTTATTGCAGCAGCTAATGCTGCTAACAGTGCTCAAGGCATTGTCACCACTCTATTAGAGGAATACAATAACATATTCAACGTGAGTTTCTGCTTCTACCTCAGCATCTTTAAT GATGAGCACCTCTGGTGCTCCTTGTCACCAGATTCTCAAACCGGAGATAGTGGAACTGAAGAATCAACACATGATGAAACCGTGGATATCAAGGATAATGGATTTCATGATGCAGAAAATGATGCAGATCAGGACTTAGATGATGCTGAGCGATTATTGAGTGGAAAATTGAGTGAAACCAGTGCGTGCACCCGTGCTGAGCTCTATGACTACAAG GAGGTTAATGGCAATGATTCAGACGCTGAACCCTCTGTTGGGGATAACACTTTGGAACCAAATATAGGACCAAATGATGATCCGCTAAGCCATTTAACTGAAACTGGCTCAATGAGAGTCCAACAATCATTGAATGGAAAAGATCCATCAAATCTGGTTTCCAGTCATGAAACTCCATTGTCAATGGGAGAAATTCTTTTGTCGTTGGATGCTGGGATTCAATTACCTGGTCCTGGAGCTGAATATCCTAAGGACAGACACTCCAACAAACCCAATGGAACTCAGCAGCATGTGAAGCGTTCTAACTTATGGGGACGTAATAAT GCAAGAAAAGGCCAACAGTCGGAATTAATTGATCCATCTGTCGAAGAAGA gctTGCTATCCAAAGACTTGAGGTAACAAAAAATGATCTACAGATCAGGATTGCAAAGGAG GCTAGAGGTAATGCAATCCTACAGGCAAGtctggaaagaagaaaacaagCATTACATGAGCGTCGGGTAGCTTTGGAACAGGAT GTGTCAAGGTTGCAAGAGCAACTACAGGCTGAAAGGGATCTTAGAGCTGCACTCGAGGTTGGATTAAGCATGTCTTCTTCACAATTGTCTAGTTCACGCTCCATGGATTCAAAG GAATATTGTCCAACCAGGATTTGA
- the LOC120694742 gene encoding rho GTPase-activating protein 7-like isoform X6, whose amino-acid sequence MAASASASALAERQARGGVASASGNAVFKSGPLFISSKGIGWKSWKKRWFILTRTSLVFFKSDPSTLPQRSGEVNLTLGGIDLNNSGSVVVREDKKLLTVLFPDGRAFTLKAETSEDLFEWKTALEEALAQAPNAALVMGHNGIFRNDTTDVYEGAIPNWREKRPIKSLVVGRPILLALEDIDGSPSFLEKALRFLEKHGIKVEGILRQAADVEEVDRRLQEYEQGRTEFAPEEDAHVIGDCVKHVLRELPSSPIPASCCTALLEAFRLEIKEARINSMRAAVSETFPEPNRRLLQRILRMMHTIASHTAENRMTPSAVAACMAPLLLRPLMAGECEMEDDFDMNGDSAAQLIAAANAANSAQGIVTTLLEEYNNIFNVSFCFYLSIFNDEHLWCSLSPDSQTGDSGTEESTHDETVDIKDNGFHDAENDADQDLDDAERLLSGKLSETSACTRAELYDYKEVNGNDSDAEPSVGDNTLEPNIGPNDDPLSHLTETGSMRVQQSLNGKDPSNLVSSHETPLSMGEILLSLDAGIQLPGPGAEYPKDRHSNKPNGTQQHVKRSNLWGRNNARKGQQSELIDPSVEEELAIQRLEVTKNDLQIRIAKEARGNAILQASLERRKQALHERRVALEQDVSRLQEQLQAERDLRAALEVGLSMSSSQLSSSRSMDSKQGVEYGRSPAVPSSTLVELTTRLDFFKERRSQLMEQLHSLDLGHGSASHGFPYKPSPPWNSPR is encoded by the exons ATGGCGGCGTCGGCATCGGCATCGGCATTGGCGGAGCggcaggcgcgcggcggcgtggcgtcggcGAGCGGCAACGCG GTGTTTAAGAGTGGCCCTCTCTTCATATCATCCAAAG GAATTGGATGGAAATCATGGAAAAAACGTTGGTTCATCCTCACAAGAACATCGCTGGTTTTCTTCAAGAGCGATCCT AGTACATTGCCTCAGCGAAGTGGTGAAGTGAACCTTACATTGGGGGGAATTGACCTGAATAATTCCGGAAG TGTGGTAGTCAGGGAAGACAAAAAGTTGCTGACTGTCCTTTTTCCAGATGGCCGTGCCTTTACCTTGAAG GCAGAAACTTCTGAAGACTTATTCGAGTGGAAAACAGCACTGGAAGAAGCTCTTGCACAGGCTCCAAATGCAGCTCTTGTGATGGGACATAATGGAATATTTCGTAATGACACAACAGATGTATACGAAGGGGCTATTCCAAATT ggagagagaagagaccTATCAAATCACTAGTTGTTGGCAGGCCAATACTACTTGCACTGGAAGATATAGATGGCAGTCCTTCTTTTCTAGAAAAAGCTTTGCGTTTCCTTGAGAAACATG GAATAAAAGTGGAAGGAATTCTGCGTCAAGCTGCAGATGTGGAGGAGGTTGACAGGagattgcaagaatatgaacaAG GAAGGACAGAGTTTGCACCAGAAGAGGATGCTCATGTTATTGGTGACTGCGTAAAG CATGTTCTTCGTGagcttccatcttctccaattCCTGCTTCCTGCTGCACAGCATTATTGGAAGCTTTCC GTCTGGAGATCAAGGAAGCTCGGATCAATTCGATGCGTGCAGCAGTATCTGAAACATTTCCTGAGCCTAATAGGCGGCTGCTACAGAG AATTTTAAGAATGATGCATACCATTGCTTCTCACACTGCTGAGAATCGAATGACTCCATCAGCAGTTGCTGCTTGTATGGCCCCGCTCTTGTTACGTCCCCTTATGGCCGGTGAATGCGAGATGGAAGATGACTTTGACATGAATGGTGACAGTGCTGCTCAGCTTATTGCAGCAGCTAATGCTGCTAACAGTGCTCAAGGCATTGTCACCACTCTATTAGAGGAATACAATAACATATTCAACGTGAGTTTCTGCTTCTACCTCAGCATCTTTAAT GATGAGCACCTCTGGTGCTCCTTGTCACCAGATTCTCAAACCGGAGATAGTGGAACTGAAGAATCAACACATGATGAAACCGTGGATATCAAGGATAATGGATTTCATGATGCAGAAAATGATGCAGATCAGGACTTAGATGATGCTGAGCGATTATTGAGTGGAAAATTGAGTGAAACCAGTGCGTGCACCCGTGCTGAGCTCTATGACTACAAG GAGGTTAATGGCAATGATTCAGACGCTGAACCCTCTGTTGGGGATAACACTTTGGAACCAAATATAGGACCAAATGATGATCCGCTAAGCCATTTAACTGAAACTGGCTCAATGAGAGTCCAACAATCATTGAATGGAAAAGATCCATCAAATCTGGTTTCCAGTCATGAAACTCCATTGTCAATGGGAGAAATTCTTTTGTCGTTGGATGCTGGGATTCAATTACCTGGTCCTGGAGCTGAATATCCTAAGGACAGACACTCCAACAAACCCAATGGAACTCAGCAGCATGTGAAGCGTTCTAACTTATGGGGACGTAATAAT GCAAGAAAAGGCCAACAGTCGGAATTAATTGATCCATCTGTCGAAGAAGA gctTGCTATCCAAAGACTTGAGGTAACAAAAAATGATCTACAGATCAGGATTGCAAAGGAG GCTAGAGGTAATGCAATCCTACAGGCAAGtctggaaagaagaaaacaagCATTACATGAGCGTCGGGTAGCTTTGGAACAGGAT GTGTCAAGGTTGCAAGAGCAACTACAGGCTGAAAGGGATCTTAGAGCTGCACTCGAGGTTGGATTAAGCATGTCTTCTTCACAATTGTCTAGTTCACGCTCCATGGATTCAAAG